TCCCACACCAGCCGCGCCGCGCGCCACTCGGCCGCGGCGGCGGGGCCGGTCGGGCCGTCCACGTCGACGCCGGTTTCGGGCCCGTCCATGTCGAGGAGCGTGTCCGGGCTGTCCGGGCTGCCCGGGCGGTCCGGGCTGTTGCGGGCGCCGCGCGGCGCGTCACGGTGCAAGCGCACACCGACGGCGAGCCCCACTCCGGTCGGGTAAGCCCGCATCTCGGTCAGCACCACGACGGCCTGTGCGGACCGTCCCAGCACCAGCTCCACCGGCACGACGCCCGGCATGAGGTCACCTGGAGGCCATGCCCAGACCGGACGGGGTGCCCGTCCCGCTCGGGGTTCGACGGGCCCGGGCGACTCGGCGGTGGTCGGCATGTACGGCCTCTTTCCGGACGACGTGCCACGAGCCTGGTACTGGGCCGGCCGGGTCCGTCCGATCTTCCCGGGTGGGGTCGTGCGACCACCGTGGATTTGCGGCACCAGGTTTCGTCCGACTCCGGGTGGCCAGCGCGCCAGACTGGTATGTCGGCATTCCGGCGCGCGGCCTGTGGACGACCTGACGTTCACCGTCCTCGCGGGGCCATATGCTGCCGTTCGTGCATCTAAAGACGCTGACGCTGCGAGGGTTCAAGTCCTTCGCGTCTGCGACGACGCTGCACCTCGAGCCGGGCATCACCTGCGTGGTGGGCCCCAACGGCTCCGGCAAGTCCAACGTGGTCGACGCCCTCGCCTGGGTGATGGGGGAGCAGGGCGCCAAGACCCTGCGCGGCGGGTCCATGGCGGACGTCATCTTCGCCGGCACGTCCTCCCGCGCCCCGCTGGGCCGTGCCGAGGTCTCCCTCACCATCGACAACACCGACGGCCTGCTGCCCATCGAGTACACCGAGGTCACCATCTCCCGGACCCTGTTCCGCTCCGGCGGGTCCGAGTACGCCATCAACGGCACCCCGTGCCGGCTGCTGGACATCCAGGAGCTGCTCTCCGACACCGGCATGGGCAAGGAGATGCACGTCATCGTCGGCCAGGGCCGGCTCGACTCCGTCCTGCAGGCCAGCGCGGAGGAACGGCGCGGCTTCATCGAGGAGGCCGCCGGCGTCCTCAAGCACCGCCGCCGCAAGGAGAAGGCGCTGCGCAAGCTGGAGGCGATGCAGGCCAACCTCGCCCGGGTGAACGACCTGTCCGCCGAGATCCGCCGTCAGCTCGGGCCACTGGCCCGGCAGGCCGACGTCGCCCGCCGCGCCCAGGTGGTCCAGGCCGACCTGCGCGACGCCCGCGCCCGCCTCCTCGCCGACGACCTCGTCCAGCTCACCGCCGCCCTCGCCCAGGACGTGGCCGACGAGACGGCGGTGCGTGAGCGCAAGGCGCACGTCGAGGCGGCCCAGGCCGACGCCCGGGCCCGGCTCGCCGTGCTCGAGCAGGCCGCGGCCGCCGCCGCGCCCCGCCTCGGGCAGGTCACCGACGTGTGGTACCAGCTCTCCGGGCTGCGTGAACGGCTGCGCTCGCTGGGGAACGTCGCCTCGGAGCGCTGCCGGCTCCTCGGTGCCCCCTCCACCGCCGAGCCGGCCCCGGGCCGTGACCCCGCCGAGCTCGACGCGCGGGCCGCCGCAGCCCGCGAGGAGGAAGAGGCCCTGCAGGCCCGGCTCGAGGAGGCGCGCGCCGCGCTCGAGGCCCGCACCGCCGAGCGGACCACCGCCGAGGAGGCGGAGCGGGAAGCCGAGCGGGCGCTGGCCGCCGTGCACCGCGGTGTGGCGGACCGCCGCGAGGGGCTGGCCCGGCTCACCGGCCAGGTCAGCGCCCGCCGCTCCCGGCTCGAGGCCGGCGAGGCCGAGCTCGGCCGCCTGCGCGCCACGCTCACCGCCGCCCAGGAGCGCGCGGCCACCGCCCACGCGGAGTTCACCGCGCTCGAGCAGCAGGTGGCCGGCGTCGAGGAGGGCGAGGAAGGGCTGGACGAGGCCCACGAGGCCGCCACCGCCGAGCTGGAGGACGCCGAGCAGGCGGTGACCGCCCTCGTCGAGGCGGAGCGCGCCGCCGAGGCCGAACGGGCCACCGCGGCCGCCCGCCGCGACACCTTCGCCCTGTCGTTGCGCCGCAAGGACGGCACCGGGGCCCTGCTGGACTCGGGCCTGCCCGGCCTGCTCGGCCCGGTGCCCGAGCACGTCAGCGTGACACCCGGGTGGGAGAACGCGCTCGCGGCCGCACTCGGACCGCTCGCCGAGGCAGCGGTCGCCGAGTCAGTGGACGTCGCTGTCGACGCCGTCCGCCAGGCACGTGACCGGGACGGGGGGCAGGTGCGCCTGGTCCTCGCCGGCGCCCCCACGCCCGCGGACGACGGCGCCCCCACGCCCGCGGACGACGGCGAAGCCCCGCCCGCCGGCGCGACGTGGGCCGCCGAGCTCGTCACCGTCCCCGACCCCGCAGTGCGGGCGACGCTGATGCGGCTGCTGGCCGGCGTCGTCGTCGTCGAGGACCTCGCCGACGCCCGTCGGGTGCTCACCGACGCCCCCACCCTCACCGCCGTGACCCGGGCCGGGGACGTCCTCTCGGCGACCGCGGCGCACGGCGGGGCACCCGGGGCACCGAGCGTCCTCGAGCTGCACGCGGCCCATGAGGAGGCCGTCGCCGCGGTCGACGACGCCGCCGCCCGAGTCGAGCGCGCCCGCTTCGCGCTCGGGCCTGCCCGCGAACGGGTGGACGCCGCCCGAACCGGTGCCCGGGCCACCCTGGAGGACCTGCACGCCTCCGACGCGCGGCTCACCGCCGTCGCCGAACGGCTCGGCCGACTGGGCTCCACCCTGCGCGGCGCCGAGGCCGAGGCCGAGCGCACCCGGCCGGCCATCGCCCGCGTCGAGGGGGAGGTCACCGAGCACGCCGCCGAGCTCGCCGCGCTCGCCGAGCGGCTCGAGATCGCCCAGCGTGAGCCCGAGCAGGCCGAGGACGACCTCACCGGTGCCACCGCGGCCCGCGACGCGGCCACCGAGATCGCCCGCTCGGCCCGCACCGCCGAGACCGACGCCCGGCTGGCGCTGCGCACCCTCGAGGAGCAGGCCAAGGCGCTGTCCGGCCGGGCGGCCTCGCTGGCCGCCGCGGCCCGCGCCGAGCGCGAGGCGCGCCGCCGGGCCGCCGAGCGGGAGGCGCGCCGGGTGGCGCAGGCGCGGGTCGCCGCCGAGGTCCGGGAGGGGGCCGGCCGGGCGCTGGCCGCCATCGAGGGGTCCGTGGCCGCCGCGGCCGCGTCGCGCGAGGACGCCGAGCACGAACGCGCCGAGCGTGAGGAGACCCTCACCGCCGTCCGCACCGAGCTCGAGGAGATCGCCGCGGACCTCGCCACGCTCACGGACGCCGCGCACCGCGACGAGGTGGCCCGGGCCGAGCAGCGGCTGCGCATCTCCCAGCTGGAGGAACGCGCCGTCGCCGACCTCGGGCTCGATCCTCAGGTGCTCGTCGACGACTTCGGGCCGGACCGGCCCGTGCCGGCCACCGCTCCCGTGGCAGACGGTGAGGAGCCGGCGGAGGCGCGTCCCTATGTCCGCGCGGAGCAGGAGAAGCGGCTGCGGGCCGCCGAGCGTGACCTGACCCGGCTGGGCAAGGTCAATCCGCTCGCCCTGGAGGAGCACGCCGCCCTGGCCGAACGGCACAAGTTCCTCACCGACCAGCTCGCCGACCTCAAGAAGTCCCGCGCCGACCTCATGCAGATCGTCAGGGAGGTCGACGACCGGGTCGAGCGGGTGTTCGCCGAGGCCTTCGCGGACACCGCGGCCCAGTTCGAGCAGGTCTTCCCCCGGTTGTTCCCCGGCGGCGAGGGACGCCTGGTGCTCACCGACCCCGACGACCTGCTCACCACCGGCATCGAGATCGAGGCCCGCCCGGCCGGCAAGAAGGTCAAGCGGCTCTCGCTGCTCTCCGGCGGGGAGCGGTCGCTGACCGCCGTCGCGCTGCTCGTGTCGATCTTCAAGGCCCGGCCCAGCCCGTTCTACGTCATGGACGAGGTCGAGGCCGCCCTCGACGACGTCAACCTCGGCCGGCTGCTGGAGATCTTCACCGAGCTGCGGGCGAGCTCTCAGCTCATCGTCATCACCCATCAGAAGCGCACGATGGAGGTGGCCGACGCGCTGTACGGCGTGACGATGCGCGGCGACGGCGTCACGACGGTGATCTCCCAGCGTCTCGAGCGGGAGCCCGAGCCGGCCGGCGGTGAGCAACCTCACCGCCATGTGAGCGGATCGTGACCGGCCCCGTCTCGCACCCGGCCGCCGTCCGGCGATACTGGAGGCATGACGGGGGCAATGCTTGCGATGGTCGGGGCCGCGCTGTGCGCGGTCGTAGTTCTTCTGCTCGTGCTCGGCGAGCGCCGACCTGACGGTGGTTGGTACGCCTGGTTGCGCGACAGCGTGCAGGCCTGGCGGTCTGACGAGCTCGCCGCCGCCAAGCTGCAGCCGCAGGGGTCCGCGGTGCGCGACACACCGTTGGAGGACCTGTTCTCCCTGGGGGCCGCCCGGGACCAGCCGGCGTACGCCCGCCCCGAGGAGCTGCGCGACCGGCTCGACCAGGCGCGTCAGCAGGCCCGCTCGCTCGCCCGGCGCTGATCCGGCGCCGACCCGGCGCTGATCCGGCGCTGACCCGGCGCTGAGCCGGCCGGCGGCGACGCCGTGTGCCCCGCCGGTCGTGCCCGCACCGGGGAGTGCGACAGACTAGGGCAGTGACCGACCAAGCCTGGATCCTCATTGCCGTTGCCGTCGTAGTGGTCGTGGTGGCCGTCGTCGGGGTCATCGCCCTGACCAGCGGCCGCCGGGCCTCGCGTGGCCCCAGCACCACCCTCCCGCCCGCCGAGGTCAGCCCCTACGAGGTGGACCAGGCGCCCGGCGCCGGGGCGAGCGCCCCGGAGGCACCTGCCTCGGAGACCGAGGCGCCCGCCGTCGCGACGCCCACGCTCGAGCGCCCCGCCCCGGCGGCCGGCCGCATGCAGCGCC
This window of the Georgenia yuyongxinii genome carries:
- the smc gene encoding chromosome segregation protein SMC; amino-acid sequence: MHLKTLTLRGFKSFASATTLHLEPGITCVVGPNGSGKSNVVDALAWVMGEQGAKTLRGGSMADVIFAGTSSRAPLGRAEVSLTIDNTDGLLPIEYTEVTISRTLFRSGGSEYAINGTPCRLLDIQELLSDTGMGKEMHVIVGQGRLDSVLQASAEERRGFIEEAAGVLKHRRRKEKALRKLEAMQANLARVNDLSAEIRRQLGPLARQADVARRAQVVQADLRDARARLLADDLVQLTAALAQDVADETAVRERKAHVEAAQADARARLAVLEQAAAAAAPRLGQVTDVWYQLSGLRERLRSLGNVASERCRLLGAPSTAEPAPGRDPAELDARAAAAREEEEALQARLEEARAALEARTAERTTAEEAEREAERALAAVHRGVADRREGLARLTGQVSARRSRLEAGEAELGRLRATLTAAQERAATAHAEFTALEQQVAGVEEGEEGLDEAHEAATAELEDAEQAVTALVEAERAAEAERATAAARRDTFALSLRRKDGTGALLDSGLPGLLGPVPEHVSVTPGWENALAAALGPLAEAAVAESVDVAVDAVRQARDRDGGQVRLVLAGAPTPADDGAPTPADDGEAPPAGATWAAELVTVPDPAVRATLMRLLAGVVVVEDLADARRVLTDAPTLTAVTRAGDVLSATAAHGGAPGAPSVLELHAAHEEAVAAVDDAAARVERARFALGPARERVDAARTGARATLEDLHASDARLTAVAERLGRLGSTLRGAEAEAERTRPAIARVEGEVTEHAAELAALAERLEIAQREPEQAEDDLTGATAARDAATEIARSARTAETDARLALRTLEEQAKALSGRAASLAAAARAEREARRRAAEREARRVAQARVAAEVREGAGRALAAIEGSVAAAAASREDAEHERAEREETLTAVRTELEEIAADLATLTDAAHRDEVARAEQRLRISQLEERAVADLGLDPQVLVDDFGPDRPVPATAPVADGEEPAEARPYVRAEQEKRLRAAERDLTRLGKVNPLALEEHAALAERHKFLTDQLADLKKSRADLMQIVREVDDRVERVFAEAFADTAAQFEQVFPRLFPGGEGRLVLTDPDDLLTTGIEIEARPAGKKVKRLSLLSGGERSLTAVALLVSIFKARPSPFYVMDEVEAALDDVNLGRLLEIFTELRASSQLIVITHQKRTMEVADALYGVTMRGDGVTTVISQRLEREPEPAGGEQPHRHVSGS